One region of Monomorium pharaonis isolate MP-MQ-018 chromosome 11, ASM1337386v2, whole genome shotgun sequence genomic DNA includes:
- the LOC105832777 gene encoding sarcalumenin isoform X1: MTGARMRPALVVGLLLSFLAVALRGVQCEDEQIPSEDLCRPYIEKALKDLGTGSLETSAEVGTELDQESHEEASPASEETGEAADDASKEETKNEELVEESAEETADESKEVTEEQADASEEKQEAVTDESAEVSNIQEEEEKKAEEASAESDGEQIDSSEKLTESKEVRSEEDEQKSDEEIEVEDEKSKEEKVNDEAKSEEEKEIEDSKAEDEEQEESKEATEGVEDESEKEVEEQQTSTEASVEEEENDSKAKESAEAIEDQTVNSEDDTEEEEQNKSTENEGEEKEKEGAEDPETVSSENIEEKTKSTEEETETKSTEAQEEPPAKEEKSKEEEEAKSVEEDAKSDEEENEDEKSRDKREVESEEAVEADGESEEAISEEEQEPTPEEDLIQEIEIPENLRPRDHINQLLKLDEENEEKERAIQRAADIILRDLKRLYDNAIKPLETMYKYRDLSNRHFGDPEIFSKPLVLFMGPWSGGKSSIVNYLLDIEYKPMSLRTGGLRECLEEHCKSPNGKNDTGAEPSPAYFNIIMHGEEEEVLDGTQLAADWTFSGLQKFGQGLLDRLRGLRLNNKLLEKVNIVEIPGILEIRKQVQRLFPFNDACQWFIDRADIIFLVYDPAKLDVGPETEAILDQLKGREYQTRIILNKADQVKPEELMRVQGALIWNISPLMSSAEPPIMYSTSLWSLPYEAGAPTRLLYAQERAFLRDLRSAIDKRVEHKIASARRFAVRVRNHAKMVDCYLTTYYNHKTFFGNKREISDKIIENPQDYHIYEGLSTLTNISRYDLPDPDVYRDFFRLNPLYDFPLLSSTCTYFRGCPINRLDVAIAYDLPELVGNYKKSVETALHESEGNSPSS; the protein is encoded by the exons ATGACGGGTGCGCGGATGAGACCCGCGCTCGTCGTGGGCCTCCTCCTCAGCTTTCTAGCCGTTGCCCTACGAG gaGTGCAATGCGAAGACGAACAGATACCATCCGAGGACCTATGTCGACCGTATATCGAGAAGGCGCTGAAGGATCTCGGCACAG GATCTTTGGAGACCAGTGCAGAGGTCGGAACTGAGCTCGACCAAGAAAGTCATGAAGAAGCGTCACCTGCGAGCGAGGAA actGGCGAGGCAGCAGACGATGCTTCGAAAGAAGAAACCAAAAACGAGGAATTAGTAGAGGAAAGCGCGGAAGAGACTGCCGACGAAAGCAAGGAAGTGACCGAAGAACAAGCCGACGCTAGCGAAGAAAAACAGGAAGCTGTGACTGACGAAAGTGCTGAAGTTAGCAACATTCAAGAAG aagaagaaaagaaagctGAGGAAGCGTCCGCTGAAAGCGATGGAGAACAAATCGACTCCTCCGAAAAATTAACGGAAAGCAAAGAGGTGAGAAGTGAAGAAGACGAACAGAAGTCCGACGAAGAAATAGAAGTAGAAGATGAAAAGTCCAAGGAGGAGAAAGTAAACGACGAAGCGAAGtccgaagaagaaaaagaaatcgaaGACTCGAAAGCTGAAGACGAGGAACAAGAAGAGTCCAAAGAAGCCACTGAAGGAGTAGAGGATGAGTCTGAGAAAGAGGTCGAAGAACAGCAAACATCCACAGAAGCTAGCGttgaagaggaagaaaatgACAGTAAAGCCAAGGAGAGCGCCGAGGCGATCGAAGATCAAACGGTAAACAGTGAAGATGACACCGAGGAAGAAGAGCAGAATAAAAGTACCGAAAATGAAggtgaagaaaaagaaaaagagggtGCAGAAGATCCCGAAACAGTAAGTTCCGAAAACATAGAAGAGAAAACAAAGTCGACAGAGGAAGAAACGGAAACAAAATCTACCGAAGCGCAAGAGGAACCACCAGCAAAAGAGGAGAAATcaaaggaggaagaagaggcgAAATCCGTAGAAGAGGATGCAAAATCTGACGAAGAAGAAAATGAAGATGAAAAATCGCGCGACAAACGAGAAGTCGAAAGCGAGGAAGCTGTTGAAGCAGATGGCGAATCTGAAGAAG CTATTAGTGAGGAAGAACAAGAACCTACACCAGAAGAGGATCTGATTCAAGAAATTGAAATTCCGGAGAACCTTCGGCCAAGAGATCACATCAATCAATTGCTAAAACTGGACGAAGAGAATGAAGAAAAGGAGCGAGCGATACAAAGAGCGGCTGACATTATTCTTAGGGATCTGAAGAGGCTCTACGATAATGCCATAAAGCCATTAGAGACCATGTACAAGTACAGAGACTTGAGCAACAGGCATTTTGGAG ATCCCGAGATATTCTCTAAGCCACTAGTGTTATTTATGGGACCGTGGAGCGGTGGGAAATCGTCCATCGTTAATTATCTGCTCGACATCGAATACAAGCCAATGTCATTGAGAACAG GTGGTTTGAGAGAGTGCTTAGAAGAGCATTGCAAATCGCCAAATGGAAAAAATGACACAGGAGCCGAGCCGTCACCAGCATACTTCAACATAATAATGCACGGCGAGGAGGAAGAGGTTCTCGACGGCACCCAGTTAGCTGCCGATTGGACTTTTTCGGGACTTCAGAAATTCGGGCAAGGTCTGTTGGATCGTCTCAGAGGCCTGCGACTTAATAATAAGTTGCTAGAGAAG GTGAACATCGTCGAGATTCCAGGTATCTTAGAGATTCGAAAGCAAGTGCAACGCTTATTTCCCTTTAACGATGCGTGCCAGTGGTTCATCGATCGAGCggacataatatttttagtttatgatCCCGCCAAGTTGGATGTTGGTCCCGAAACCGAGGCGATTCTTGATCAGTTAAAAGGAAGAGAATATCAG actCGTATTATCCTCAACAAAGCCGATCAGGTAAAGCCCGAGGAGCTCATGAGAGTGCAAGGCGCTCTAATCTGGAATATATCACCGCTTATGTCGAGTGCGGAACCACCAATAATGTACTCCACATCATTATGGTCGTTACCCTACGAAGCTGGCGCACCCACCAGGTTGCTGTATGCTCAAGAACGCGCATTTCTCCGCGACCTACGTTCTGCGATAGACAAAAGGGTCGAGCATAAAATAGCGAGCGCCAGAAGATTCGCC GTACGAGTGCGCAATCACGCGAAGATGGTAGATTGCTATCTGACGACGTACTACAATCACAAGACATTCTTCGGCAACAAGCGGGAGATCAGCGACAAGATCATTGAGAATCCGCAGGACTATCATATCTATGAGGGCCTGAGCACTCTCACTAACATATCGCGCTACGATCTACCGGATCCAGACGTCTACCGCGACTTCTTCCGTTTGAACCCGCTCTACGACTTCCCGCTGTTGAGCTCCACGTGCACGTACTTCCGTGGCTGTCCGATCAACAGGCTCGACGTGGCCATCGCCTATGATCTACCCGAGCTGGTGGGAAATTATAAGAAGTCAGTGGAGACAGCGCTGCACGAGAGTGAAGGCAACAGCCCATCGAGTTGA
- the LOC105832777 gene encoding sarcalumenin isoform X2 encodes MTGARMRPALVVGLLLSFLAVALRGVQCEDEQIPSEDLCRPYIEKALKDLGTGSLETSAEVGTELDQESHEEASPASEETGEAADDASKEETKNEELVEESAEETADESKEVTEEQADASEEKQEAVTDESAEVSNIQEEEEKKAEEASAESDGEQIDSSEKLTESKEVRSEEDEQKSDEEIEVEDEKSKEEKVNDEAKSEEEKEIEDSKAEDEEQEESKEATEGVEDESEKEVEEQQTSTEASVEEEENDSKAKESAEAIEDQTVNSEDDTEEEEQNKSTENEGEEKEKEGAEDPETVSSENIEEKTKSTEEETETKSTEAQEEPPAKEEKSKEEEEAKSVEEDAKSDEEENEDEKSRDKREVESEEAVEADGESEEAISEEEQEPTPEEDLIQEIEIPENLRPRDHINQLLKLDEENEEKERAIQRAADIILRDLKRLYDNAIKPLETMYKYRDLSNRHFGDPEIFSKPLVLFMGPWSGGKSSIVNYLLDIEYKPMSLRTGAEPSPAYFNIIMHGEEEEVLDGTQLAADWTFSGLQKFGQGLLDRLRGLRLNNKLLEKVNIVEIPGILEIRKQVQRLFPFNDACQWFIDRADIIFLVYDPAKLDVGPETEAILDQLKGREYQTRIILNKADQVKPEELMRVQGALIWNISPLMSSAEPPIMYSTSLWSLPYEAGAPTRLLYAQERAFLRDLRSAIDKRVEHKIASARRFAVRVRNHAKMVDCYLTTYYNHKTFFGNKREISDKIIENPQDYHIYEGLSTLTNISRYDLPDPDVYRDFFRLNPLYDFPLLSSTCTYFRGCPINRLDVAIAYDLPELVGNYKKSVETALHESEGNSPSS; translated from the exons ATGACGGGTGCGCGGATGAGACCCGCGCTCGTCGTGGGCCTCCTCCTCAGCTTTCTAGCCGTTGCCCTACGAG gaGTGCAATGCGAAGACGAACAGATACCATCCGAGGACCTATGTCGACCGTATATCGAGAAGGCGCTGAAGGATCTCGGCACAG GATCTTTGGAGACCAGTGCAGAGGTCGGAACTGAGCTCGACCAAGAAAGTCATGAAGAAGCGTCACCTGCGAGCGAGGAA actGGCGAGGCAGCAGACGATGCTTCGAAAGAAGAAACCAAAAACGAGGAATTAGTAGAGGAAAGCGCGGAAGAGACTGCCGACGAAAGCAAGGAAGTGACCGAAGAACAAGCCGACGCTAGCGAAGAAAAACAGGAAGCTGTGACTGACGAAAGTGCTGAAGTTAGCAACATTCAAGAAG aagaagaaaagaaagctGAGGAAGCGTCCGCTGAAAGCGATGGAGAACAAATCGACTCCTCCGAAAAATTAACGGAAAGCAAAGAGGTGAGAAGTGAAGAAGACGAACAGAAGTCCGACGAAGAAATAGAAGTAGAAGATGAAAAGTCCAAGGAGGAGAAAGTAAACGACGAAGCGAAGtccgaagaagaaaaagaaatcgaaGACTCGAAAGCTGAAGACGAGGAACAAGAAGAGTCCAAAGAAGCCACTGAAGGAGTAGAGGATGAGTCTGAGAAAGAGGTCGAAGAACAGCAAACATCCACAGAAGCTAGCGttgaagaggaagaaaatgACAGTAAAGCCAAGGAGAGCGCCGAGGCGATCGAAGATCAAACGGTAAACAGTGAAGATGACACCGAGGAAGAAGAGCAGAATAAAAGTACCGAAAATGAAggtgaagaaaaagaaaaagagggtGCAGAAGATCCCGAAACAGTAAGTTCCGAAAACATAGAAGAGAAAACAAAGTCGACAGAGGAAGAAACGGAAACAAAATCTACCGAAGCGCAAGAGGAACCACCAGCAAAAGAGGAGAAATcaaaggaggaagaagaggcgAAATCCGTAGAAGAGGATGCAAAATCTGACGAAGAAGAAAATGAAGATGAAAAATCGCGCGACAAACGAGAAGTCGAAAGCGAGGAAGCTGTTGAAGCAGATGGCGAATCTGAAGAAG CTATTAGTGAGGAAGAACAAGAACCTACACCAGAAGAGGATCTGATTCAAGAAATTGAAATTCCGGAGAACCTTCGGCCAAGAGATCACATCAATCAATTGCTAAAACTGGACGAAGAGAATGAAGAAAAGGAGCGAGCGATACAAAGAGCGGCTGACATTATTCTTAGGGATCTGAAGAGGCTCTACGATAATGCCATAAAGCCATTAGAGACCATGTACAAGTACAGAGACTTGAGCAACAGGCATTTTGGAG ATCCCGAGATATTCTCTAAGCCACTAGTGTTATTTATGGGACCGTGGAGCGGTGGGAAATCGTCCATCGTTAATTATCTGCTCGACATCGAATACAAGCCAATGTCATTGAGAACAG GAGCCGAGCCGTCACCAGCATACTTCAACATAATAATGCACGGCGAGGAGGAAGAGGTTCTCGACGGCACCCAGTTAGCTGCCGATTGGACTTTTTCGGGACTTCAGAAATTCGGGCAAGGTCTGTTGGATCGTCTCAGAGGCCTGCGACTTAATAATAAGTTGCTAGAGAAG GTGAACATCGTCGAGATTCCAGGTATCTTAGAGATTCGAAAGCAAGTGCAACGCTTATTTCCCTTTAACGATGCGTGCCAGTGGTTCATCGATCGAGCggacataatatttttagtttatgatCCCGCCAAGTTGGATGTTGGTCCCGAAACCGAGGCGATTCTTGATCAGTTAAAAGGAAGAGAATATCAG actCGTATTATCCTCAACAAAGCCGATCAGGTAAAGCCCGAGGAGCTCATGAGAGTGCAAGGCGCTCTAATCTGGAATATATCACCGCTTATGTCGAGTGCGGAACCACCAATAATGTACTCCACATCATTATGGTCGTTACCCTACGAAGCTGGCGCACCCACCAGGTTGCTGTATGCTCAAGAACGCGCATTTCTCCGCGACCTACGTTCTGCGATAGACAAAAGGGTCGAGCATAAAATAGCGAGCGCCAGAAGATTCGCC GTACGAGTGCGCAATCACGCGAAGATGGTAGATTGCTATCTGACGACGTACTACAATCACAAGACATTCTTCGGCAACAAGCGGGAGATCAGCGACAAGATCATTGAGAATCCGCAGGACTATCATATCTATGAGGGCCTGAGCACTCTCACTAACATATCGCGCTACGATCTACCGGATCCAGACGTCTACCGCGACTTCTTCCGTTTGAACCCGCTCTACGACTTCCCGCTGTTGAGCTCCACGTGCACGTACTTCCGTGGCTGTCCGATCAACAGGCTCGACGTGGCCATCGCCTATGATCTACCCGAGCTGGTGGGAAATTATAAGAAGTCAGTGGAGACAGCGCTGCACGAGAGTGAAGGCAACAGCCCATCGAGTTGA